In Glycine max cultivar Williams 82 chromosome 7, Glycine_max_v4.0, whole genome shotgun sequence, a single window of DNA contains:
- the LOC100781398 gene encoding glycine-rich RNA-binding, abscisic acid-inducible protein produces the protein MSSKVFLILLMFMATILLISSEVAPDDAYQNFDKTDGKRSANGVDESKYWRGGYGDYGGWRGGGWRGGYGGWRGGYGGGRGGYGGWRGGYGGGRGGYGGWGGGFGPNEHNEAGIDASPHN, from the exons ATGAGTTCCAAAGTTTTTCTTATTCTACTTATGTTCATGGCCACTATACTTTTGATCTCCTCTGAGGTTGCACCCGATGATGCATACCAGAATTTTGACAAAACAGATg GGAAGCGTAGTGCAAATGGGGTAGATGAAAGCAAATATTGGCGTGGTGGCTATGGCGACTATGGTGGTTGGCGTGGTGGTGGTTGGCGTGGTGGCTATGGAGGCTGGCGTGGTGGCTATGGTGGTGGGCGTGGTGGCTATGGTGGCTGGCGTGGTGGCTATGGTGGTGGGCGTGGTGGCTACGGAGGTTGGGGTGGTGGCTTTGGCCCTAACGAACATAATGAGGCTGGGATTGATGCTAGCCCTCACAACTAA